AATTTCAGGAACGATAAAGTAAGTACCTCAGAAGAAAGTTTTAAAAGTCTTGCAGAGTCCTTTAAAGAAAACAATTTTGCAGAGTGTATCAAACAGGGAAAAGCTTTATATGGTAAAGATCCTACCAACCTGGATATTCTACTGATTCTTCTTAGGGCTTACGACTCTGTAAAGGATGGAAATAACTTTATACACCATCTGAACCAATTCCGTGCTCTTACTGAAGGCATAAGAAGTTCGGGAGACGGAAAATCTGAGAAAACAGCTTATATCGTGAATTCTGTAGGAGATGAATACATTTTGCTCAATATTCTGAATATAGGTCAGGATTATAAAAGGAGCTCAAAACCTGCTAAAGAAGGCATGTTTGATATCTGGGAAAAAGACGGGAAGCAGATTTATATCAAAATACTCTATTTGGAACTAACCAATTAATCTTAAAATAAAAACACTTAGTGGAATTATATTATTCATTTTCAGCATTAATCGTATTAGCCTCAATATTTGCCTATCTTAACTATAGGTTTTTAAAACTTCCAAGTACCATCGGAATTATGGTGATCGCCATTGTGGTTTCTATTTTTCTGGTATTGTTTGGAGAAACCGTTCTTCCGAGAACTTTCGGACATCTTCACAACCTGATGAATGGTATCGACTTTACGGAGGTTTTGATGGGTGCTATGCTTAATTTTCTACTCTTTGCGGGGGGAATTCATATTAATATTAATGATCTGAAAGAACAGTTCAGGCCTGTTGTTATATTTTCCACAGTAGGTGTTGTAATTTCTACTTTTGTTGTAGGATTTGGAATGTTCTATCTGCTTCCTTATGTAGGCGTTAAGCTTCCCTTTATCTACTGTCTTGTTTTTGGTGCTCTGATTTCACCTACCGATCCGGTAGCCGTTCTGAGTGTACTGAAACAAGCTAAGGTATCCAAATCACTGGAAACAAAAGTAGCCGGAGAGTCTCTTTTCAATGACGGTATGGCGGTGGTGGTCTTTACAGTGATCTTACAGCTGGCCGTCGGAAAAGAAGTAGATCTGAGTGTTGAAACCATCGGATTGCTTTTGCTTAAAGAAGCAGGAGGTGGTCTATTGCTGGGAGTTCTGCTGGGTTGGGTTACTTCAAGACTGATGCGTGAAGTGGATGATTATATTATTTCCGTATTAGTGACACTTTCTGTTGTTATGGGAGGA
This sequence is a window from Chryseobacterium culicis. Protein-coding genes within it:
- a CDS encoding DUF4919 domain-containing protein; its protein translation is MKYHFFLLFIMFSVFGFSQKSKIDLKAIEKSLRTSDSPYNYEKLIFKYKGYPKSLDSIESQYLYYGRNFRNDKVSTSEESFKSLAESFKENNFAECIKQGKALYGKDPTNLDILLILLRAYDSVKDGNNFIHHLNQFRALTEGIRSSGDGKSEKTAYIVNSVGDEYILLNILNIGQDYKRSSKPAKEGMFDIWEKDGKQIYIKILYLELTN
- a CDS encoding cation:proton antiporter, which produces MELYYSFSALIVLASIFAYLNYRFLKLPSTIGIMVIAIVVSIFLVLFGETVLPRTFGHLHNLMNGIDFTEVLMGAMLNFLLFAGGIHININDLKEQFRPVVIFSTVGVVISTFVVGFGMFYLLPYVGVKLPFIYCLVFGALISPTDPVAVLSVLKQAKVSKSLETKVAGESLFNDGMAVVVFTVILQLAVGKEVDLSVETIGLLLLKEAGGGLLLGVLLGWVTSRLMREVDDYIISVLVTLSVVMGGYLIARQMHISGPLTMVAAGLFMGNFNRSFKMKSVTQDYLIKFWELIDEILNAVLFLFIGFELLMIKDLRHFMIPGLAAIVVVLFARFISIWGPTKFTSLRKSFSPQTVKVLVWGGIRGGVSIALAMSIPKSEYSEIILSITYCVVVFSIIVQGLTIAKVANPNKIAKEEEEQESIAVEEKA